The stretch of DNA GGCCCGCTAATCAGCAAACACGAGCCGTAGAGTCCCCGACCCCTCGAGCGCTCTCGCCCGAAACGGCGTTACACCGATCTTCTTCCCCCGAAAGACGACCGCCGCGCCCGGAGGTTCGGTCGTCACATCGAGGATCCCGGTCTTCCGATCGCGCGCCTCCTCGAACGCCAGGATCCAGTCCGGACGGAAGATCTCCTCGTCCGGGACGAAGTTCGGATCCGCCTCCACGCACGACTCGAAGTAGGACCCCGCCTCCCGCGTGATTCCCCGCGCGCTGTAGATCGACGCAAGGTACATGAACGCAAGCGCTCGGTCGCTCGGTTCGAGATCGCTCCCTTCGGCCGCGGCCTCCTTGAAGAGATCGATCGCGCGGCCGAAGTCCGCGCTCTCGTACGCCCCGATCGCCGCACCCAGCGTCTCCCGCGCCGACCTCTCCGCGAACACCGGACCCGCCGCCGCGAGCCCCACCGCGAGACCAAGCACCCACGCACGAATCACGTTCCGCCTCCTCTTTCTATCGCAGCTCCGCCGTCACCCTCGCCGTTCCGCCGGCAGGGATCGTCACGCTCGTCGAGTACGTCGTGTACCCGTCCCTTTTTACTTCAACCGTATAGGTTCCGGGCTTGAGGTCCCCGATCTCGAGCGGGGTCGAGCCCCTCGAGACCCCGTTCACGAAGACGTTCCCCCAAGGCCCCTTCGCGCCGACGACAAGCCTCCCCGGCTCCGGGAAGGCGTGAGAGACCGACGCGTCCCTTCCGCTCTCGATCGTCACGCTCGTCTCCCACGAGTCGTAGCCCGGAACTTCGAGCCGCACGCGGTAGCGCCCCGCCGGAAGCGTGACGACCGCGGGGGTCCTTCCGACCGATCGCCAGGAACCGGGCGCGTTCTCGCTCGCGACGCGCACTTCCGCGGCGCGCGAGGCGGACGCGCGAAGCCGGCCGGGCGGAAGCTCGAGAGCGATCGACACTTCCCTCGTCGTCCCCTCGACGACCTCGACCGTGCCGCGATACGTCTCGTATCCGTCCGCCGAAAGCTCGATGCTGTGCGAGCCGACCGCCACATCGTCCAGCGTCTTCCCGTCCGCTGGGACTGTCCCCCGCGCCGTTCCGTCCCACGCGAGGCGCGCCCCGGCGGGGGTCGTCCGAACCCGCACCGACCCGGTCCGATCCGAAAAGACGGGGAGCGGAAGCTTCACTTCCTGGCCGATCCTCTCGACATCGAAGCGAACCGATTGCTCTTTGTAGCGGGAGCTTCGGAACGCGATCACGTGGCTTCCG from Candidatus Eisenbacteria bacterium encodes:
- a CDS encoding PEGA domain-containing protein, translating into MIRAWVLGLAVGLAAAGPVFAERSARETLGAAIGAYESADFGRAIDLFKEAAAEGSDLEPSDRALAFMYLASIYSARGITREAGSYFESCVEADPNFVPDEEIFRPDWILAFEEARDRKTGILDVTTEPPGAAVVFRGKKIGVTPFRARALEGSGTLRLVFAD